In Dyadobacter subterraneus, a single genomic region encodes these proteins:
- a CDS encoding ABC transporter permease, giving the protein MLKNYFKIAFRNLVKNRIYSVINIGGLAVGMSVAMLIGLWIYDELSFNKSHENYDRIGQIYVNQNFGGEKSTWSYLPYPYINELKSNYKSNFKHIVVSTNPGENILTAGENKLSRNGMFIEPDAPEMFSFKMLKGTWKGLSDPQSIMLSASAAKALFGNADPMDKPLKISTDRNVKVTGIYEDFPKNSQFSGVDFFSSWDYFVATNAYMKQKKWDNHAVAIFVEIKPEISFAQASASIKNSELDVIKHLDGMKEEAATHPQMWIHPMKNWHLYSDFKNGVADSGPVEYIWMLGLIGFFVIFLACINFINLSTARSEKRAKEVGIRKAVGSLRSQLIGQFFTESFLVVILSFFVALCVTAASLTWFNNLSAKQMIIPWGNLYFWLFSLGFIWVTGLLAGSYPALYLTSFQPVKVLKGSWSLRIQGGLLAALPRKVLVVTQFVVSITLIICTIVIYSQIQFAKNRPVGYSREGLLMVEMKSGDFYGKTNLLRTELKNTGVVTEIAESQSPITGVWSENGGFRSNGKFISEKEAFATLSVSTEYAKTVGWQFVEGRNFSKELASDTAGFIINETAARLLKLANKSVESPVGEIISWQSSWMTNNIEKQFKVLGVVKDMVMISPFENIKPTVFFLFGAPNWINICIDPNVSTSVALPKIEAVFKQLVPTAPFDYKFADQEYAVKFAGEERMSKLATLFASIAIFISCLGLFGLASFVAEQRTKEIGIRKVLGATVANLWKMLSQDFVLLVVIAFLISGPASWYFMNKWLMKYNYHTEISWWIFAVTAIGALLITLITVSSQAIKAALMNPVKSLKSE; this is encoded by the coding sequence ATGCTAAAAAACTATTTTAAAATTGCTTTTAGAAATCTTGTGAAAAACAGGATTTATTCTGTGATCAACATTGGCGGACTGGCTGTTGGCATGTCCGTAGCTATGCTAATCGGCTTATGGATTTATGATGAATTGTCCTTCAATAAATCCCATGAAAACTACGACAGGATCGGTCAGATTTATGTGAATCAAAATTTTGGCGGGGAGAAAAGCACCTGGTCTTATCTTCCGTATCCGTATATCAACGAGCTCAAATCGAACTACAAAAGCAATTTCAAGCATATTGTAGTTTCCACAAATCCCGGTGAAAATATACTAACCGCGGGAGAAAATAAACTATCCCGAAATGGAATGTTTATTGAACCGGATGCTCCTGAAATGTTCTCTTTTAAAATGCTGAAAGGTACTTGGAAAGGATTATCTGATCCGCAGTCGATCATGCTTTCTGCTTCGGCCGCCAAGGCGTTGTTTGGTAATGCTGATCCCATGGATAAACCGCTTAAAATCAGCACGGACAGAAATGTGAAAGTTACCGGCATTTATGAGGATTTTCCTAAAAATTCCCAGTTTTCGGGTGTCGATTTCTTTTCTTCCTGGGATTATTTTGTGGCTACTAATGCTTACATGAAACAGAAGAAATGGGATAATCACGCTGTGGCCATTTTTGTAGAGATTAAACCTGAAATCAGTTTTGCACAAGCGAGTGCGAGTATAAAAAACTCGGAACTGGATGTGATCAAACACTTGGATGGTATGAAAGAGGAGGCAGCTACCCATCCGCAAATGTGGATTCATCCTATGAAAAACTGGCATCTATATTCTGATTTCAAAAACGGTGTTGCTGATAGCGGACCGGTGGAATATATCTGGATGCTAGGTCTGATTGGTTTTTTTGTGATTTTTCTGGCCTGTATTAACTTCATCAATCTTAGCACCGCCCGTTCAGAAAAACGTGCAAAGGAAGTCGGTATCCGAAAAGCGGTTGGCTCACTGAGAAGTCAGTTGATCGGACAATTTTTTACGGAATCATTTCTTGTTGTTATTCTTTCATTTTTCGTGGCGCTTTGTGTTACGGCAGCTTCTTTGACCTGGTTCAATAATCTTTCAGCCAAACAGATGATTATCCCATGGGGAAATCTCTATTTCTGGTTATTCAGTCTTGGTTTTATATGGGTTACAGGACTTTTGGCCGGAAGTTATCCGGCACTATACCTGACGTCTTTTCAGCCTGTTAAAGTATTAAAAGGCTCGTGGTCACTTCGTATTCAGGGAGGATTATTAGCCGCATTGCCCAGGAAAGTTTTGGTTGTGACTCAATTTGTGGTATCCATCACATTGATAATCTGTACGATAGTAATTTATAGCCAGATTCAGTTTGCTAAAAATCGCCCGGTTGGTTATTCTCGTGAAGGGTTGCTAATGGTTGAAATGAAATCGGGCGATTTTTATGGAAAAACAAATCTTCTACGAACTGAGTTGAAAAATACAGGCGTCGTGACAGAAATCGCAGAATCTCAAAGTCCGATTACAGGCGTTTGGTCAGAAAACGGAGGGTTCAGATCCAATGGAAAATTTATCAGTGAAAAGGAAGCATTTGCAACTTTAAGTGTCAGCACAGAATACGCCAAAACAGTTGGCTGGCAATTTGTCGAAGGGCGAAATTTCTCAAAAGAACTTGCCTCCGATACTGCCGGTTTTATTATCAATGAAACGGCTGCAAGACTATTAAAGCTGGCAAATAAATCTGTTGAAAGCCCTGTGGGAGAAATCATTAGCTGGCAAAGTTCATGGATGACCAACAATATTGAAAAGCAATTTAAAGTGCTGGGCGTAGTGAAAGACATGGTAATGATCTCACCATTTGAAAATATTAAACCCACTGTATTTTTTCTTTTTGGCGCTCCAAACTGGATCAACATCTGCATTGACCCAAATGTTAGTACCAGTGTAGCTTTGCCCAAAATTGAAGCTGTTTTCAAACAGCTGGTTCCGACAGCTCCGTTTGATTATAAATTCGCTGATCAGGAATATGCCGTCAAATTTGCCGGAGAGGAAAGGATGAGCAAACTCGCTACTTTATTCGCTTCAATAGCCATTTTTATCAGTTGTCTTGGTTTGTTTGGCCTCGCATCTTTTGTCGCTGAACAAAGAACGAAAGAAATCGGGATCAGAAAAGTTTTGGGTGCAACAGTCGCTAATCTCTGGAAAATGTTGTCCCAGGATTTTGTGTTGCTTGTCGTCATAGCCTTTCTGATTTCCGGACCTGCCTCCTGGTATTTTATGAATAAATGGCTGATGAAATACAATTATCACACTGAAATTTCCTGGTGGATTTTTGCCGTAACAGCCATCGGAGCTTTATTGATTACTTTAATTACGGTCAGTTCTCAGGCAATAAAAGCAGCGTTGATGAATCCGGTAAAAAGCTTGAAGAGTGAATAG